In Ancalomicrobiaceae bacterium S20, the following proteins share a genomic window:
- a CDS encoding (5-formylfuran-3-yl)methyl phosphate synthase, producing the protein MSRPRTRLLVSVSTPAEALLAAEAGADLIDAKDPSAGPLGALTPETVTGIVSAVRANASFADRLVTAVIGDHRDADAALVAADRIAATGVDMVKVGLYPELDRPALVAALGRRLAGRTRLVAVLLADHGLDLSLVVRIADAGFAGVMIDTMGKGDGLLTITGLDTLAGFIGHARSHGLMTGLAGSLKVADIDRLVPLGPDLIGFRGGLCEGGDRTRPLDPERVRAAAAGLGALVATAASTGAAATSRHAAE; encoded by the coding sequence ATGTCGCGCCCGCGCACCCGCCTTCTCGTCAGCGTCTCCACCCCGGCCGAGGCCCTGCTCGCGGCCGAGGCCGGCGCGGATCTGATCGACGCGAAGGATCCTTCCGCCGGCCCGCTCGGCGCGCTGACGCCAGAGACCGTGACCGGAATCGTGAGCGCCGTGCGGGCGAATGCCTCGTTCGCCGACCGGCTCGTGACCGCGGTGATCGGTGATCACCGCGATGCCGATGCCGCGCTCGTCGCGGCGGATCGGATCGCGGCGACCGGCGTCGACATGGTCAAGGTCGGGCTCTACCCGGAACTCGACCGGCCCGCACTCGTCGCCGCGCTCGGCCGGCGCCTCGCCGGGCGGACAAGGCTGGTCGCGGTGCTGCTCGCCGACCACGGCCTCGACCTGTCTCTGGTTGTGAGGATCGCCGACGCGGGCTTTGCCGGCGTGATGATCGACACCATGGGCAAGGGTGACGGCCTGCTGACCATCACGGGTCTCGATACACTCGCAGGTTTCATCGGCCATGCCCGATCGCATGGCCTGATGACCGGCCTCGCCGGCTCGCTGAAGGTCGCCGACATCGATCGTCTGGTGCCGCTCGGCCCCGACCTGATCGGCTTCCGCGGCGGGCTCTGCGAGGGCGGCGACCGCACCCGCCCGCTCGACCCCGAGCGCGTCCGCGCCGCGGCCGCCGGCCTCGGCGCGCTCGTCGCCACGGCCGCCTCCACGGGCGCCGCCGCGACATCGCGCCACGCCGCCGAATGA
- a CDS encoding DUF3280 domain-containing protein, with the protein MAATAPTTAEVGRRDATGVCHDPASTASPNATLRRAGRVAALVLAAFLGAPGSAEAAPATVAVLPFELGDPGAAQDATGDPAAAAMALMNGGASAEDKRRLTLVSEEMRKLLAGASYAVVDLGPQAKEIDDKSPLTKCNGCEADIAKAAGAELSVLGRVQKLTPVLIHFDIAVRDAASGDLVRSVSVDVNGDTDEMWLRGVRWLFKNRLSEPRLK; encoded by the coding sequence ATGGCCGCCACCGCACCGACTACGGCCGAGGTCGGTCGCCGTGATGCAACCGGCGTCTGCCATGACCCGGCATCGACAGCATCGCCGAACGCCACCTTACGGCGCGCGGGCAGGGTCGCCGCCTTGGTGCTCGCGGCCTTCCTCGGTGCCCCTGGATCCGCCGAAGCCGCACCCGCGACGGTTGCAGTCCTTCCCTTCGAGCTGGGCGACCCGGGCGCGGCGCAGGACGCGACCGGCGACCCCGCCGCGGCCGCCATGGCGCTCATGAACGGCGGCGCCTCGGCCGAGGACAAACGGCGCCTGACGCTCGTCTCCGAGGAGATGCGCAAGCTGCTCGCCGGCGCCTCCTACGCCGTCGTCGATCTCGGGCCCCAGGCCAAGGAGATCGACGACAAGAGCCCACTGACCAAATGCAACGGCTGCGAGGCCGATATCGCCAAGGCGGCCGGCGCCGAGCTCTCCGTGCTCGGCCGAGTGCAGAAACTGACCCCGGTGCTGATCCACTTCGACATTGCCGTCCGCGATGCCGCGAGCGGCGATCTGGTCCGCTCGGTCAGCGTCGACGTCAACGGCGACACCGACGAGATGTGGCTGCGCGGCGTCCGCTGGCTGTTCAAGAACCGGCTCAGCGAACCGCGGCTGAAGTGA
- a CDS encoding ABC transporter substrate-binding protein: MTKANPLARVALMTAVGAAFAATSFLFGAARAEADELAVGMLWQKRPPPDIYDADPPPDDEGIAGGQLAIKDTNTTGRLIGMSFKEEEKVLEQDDDPIPPLNELLDAGIKFIITSLPSDKLLKVSDAVKGKDVVLLNAGNADDRLRQEDCRANVFHVAPSRAMLTDALAQFLVFKRWRKWMVVYGPHDGDKLYADALRNSAKKFAAKVTAEKLWEFGPDGRRTAQQEVPLFTQGLDYDVVVIADEAGEFGQYVEFHTWDPRPTAGTAGLSPVSWDPAAEQNGAVQLNNRFKKLANRKMNSLDFNAWLAVRAVTETSARLKSTDYATLRKAILSPELDLAGFKGVGFSFRDWDQQLRQPILLASAAALVSMSPQPGFLHQRSILDTLGVDKPESKCKLQ, encoded by the coding sequence ATGACGAAGGCGAACCCCTTGGCGCGGGTCGCGCTCATGACGGCCGTCGGCGCGGCATTCGCGGCGACCAGTTTCCTGTTCGGGGCTGCTCGGGCCGAGGCCGACGAACTCGCGGTCGGCATGCTCTGGCAGAAGCGGCCGCCGCCGGACATCTACGACGCCGATCCGCCGCCCGACGACGAGGGCATCGCCGGCGGCCAGCTCGCGATCAAGGATACCAACACCACCGGCCGCCTGATCGGCATGTCGTTCAAGGAGGAGGAGAAGGTCCTCGAGCAGGACGACGATCCGATTCCGCCGCTCAACGAGCTCCTCGACGCCGGCATCAAGTTCATCATCACCAGTCTGCCTTCGGACAAGCTGCTCAAGGTGTCGGACGCGGTGAAGGGCAAGGACGTCGTCCTGCTCAACGCCGGCAACGCCGACGACCGGCTGCGGCAGGAGGACTGCCGCGCCAATGTGTTCCATGTCGCGCCGTCGCGGGCCATGCTGACCGATGCGCTGGCGCAGTTCCTCGTCTTCAAGCGCTGGCGCAAGTGGATGGTCGTCTACGGCCCGCACGACGGCGACAAGCTCTATGCCGACGCGCTGCGCAACTCGGCGAAGAAGTTCGCGGCGAAGGTCACGGCCGAGAAGCTCTGGGAATTCGGGCCGGACGGCCGCCGCACCGCGCAGCAGGAGGTGCCGCTGTTCACGCAGGGGCTCGACTACGATGTCGTGGTGATCGCCGACGAGGCCGGCGAGTTCGGTCAATATGTCGAGTTCCACACCTGGGATCCGCGTCCGACCGCCGGCACCGCGGGCCTGTCGCCGGTCAGCTGGGATCCGGCCGCTGAGCAGAACGGCGCGGTGCAGCTCAACAACCGGTTCAAGAAGCTCGCGAACCGGAAGATGAACTCGCTCGATTTCAACGCCTGGCTCGCGGTGCGCGCCGTGACCGAGACCTCGGCGCGGCTGAAGTCGACCGACTATGCCACGCTCAGGAAGGCGATCCTGTCGCCCGAGCTCGATCTCGCCGGCTTCAAGGGCGTCGGCTTCTCGTTCCGCGACTGGGACCAGCAGCTCCGGCAGCCGATCCTGCTCGCCAGCGCCGCCGCGCTCGTGTCGATGTCGCCGCAGCCGGGCTTCCTGCACCAGCGCAGCATTCTCGACACGCTCGGCGTCGACAAGCCCGAGAGCAAGTGCAAGCTGCAGTGA
- a CDS encoding PQQ-dependent catabolism-associated beta-propeller protein translates to MKSRIAAAILALGTIAAAAPADAYTVFVSNEKDNTITVIDSKTQTVTKTFKVGRRPRAITLSNDQKVLYICTSDDHHIEAYDTTTFQRIATLPSGPDPELFTLSPDGKFLYVANEDDAMMTTIDIAQNKKVDEIPVGVEPEGMAASPDGKLVIVTSETTNMIHFIDVASRKLIDNVQVDARPRYAEYTVDGKRLWTSAEVGGTVTVLDGETRKPIKKITFEVPGLNKEAIQPVGIRLTKDGKKAFVALGPANRVAVINAETFEVEKYLLVGQRVWQLAFTPDEKLLYTTNGVSNDISVIDVQNLKTIKSIKVGRYPWGVVVKND, encoded by the coding sequence ATGAAGAGCCGCATCGCCGCCGCCATCCTCGCGCTCGGCACGATCGCCGCCGCCGCACCGGCGGACGCCTATACCGTGTTCGTCTCCAACGAGAAGGACAACACGATCACGGTGATCGACAGCAAGACGCAGACCGTGACCAAGACCTTCAAGGTCGGCCGCCGTCCGCGCGCGATCACGCTCTCGAACGATCAGAAGGTGCTCTATATCTGCACCTCCGACGATCACCACATCGAGGCCTACGATACGACGACCTTCCAGCGCATCGCGACGCTGCCCTCGGGTCCGGATCCGGAGCTGTTCACGCTGTCGCCGGACGGCAAGTTCCTCTACGTGGCCAATGAAGACGATGCGATGATGACCACCATCGACATCGCCCAGAACAAGAAGGTCGACGAGATCCCGGTCGGCGTCGAGCCGGAAGGCATGGCGGCGAGCCCGGACGGCAAGCTGGTGATCGTGACGTCGGAGACGACGAACATGATCCACTTCATCGACGTCGCCAGCCGCAAGCTGATCGACAACGTGCAGGTCGATGCGCGGCCGCGCTACGCCGAATACACCGTCGACGGCAAGCGCCTGTGGACCTCGGCCGAGGTCGGCGGCACCGTGACCGTGCTCGACGGCGAGACGCGCAAGCCGATCAAGAAGATCACCTTCGAGGTGCCGGGTCTCAACAAGGAGGCGATCCAGCCGGTCGGCATCCGTCTGACCAAGGACGGCAAGAAGGCCTTCGTCGCGCTCGGTCCGGCGAACCGCGTCGCGGTGATCAATGCCGAGACCTTCGAGGTCGAGAAGTACCTGCTCGTCGGCCAGCGCGTCTGGCAGCTCGCCTTCACGCCCGACGAGAAGCTGCTCTACACCACCAACGGCGTCTCCAACGACATCTCGGTGATCGACGTGCAGAACCTCAAGACGATCAAGTCGATCAAGGTCGGCCGCTATCCCTGGGGTGTCGTGGTCAAGAACGACTGA
- a CDS encoding ABC transporter ATP-binding protein, with translation MVGVMEGARGAPPAIGAGPLALDIAHVSHAFGARKALDDVSLTVPEGRFVALLGLNGAGKTTLFSLVTRLYDNVSGSIRIFGHDLRRQPMQALARLGVVFQAKTLDPELTVLQNFTYHAALHGYGKAEGRRRAEVLLARVGLADRIGDKVRNLSGGQSRRIEIARALLHEPRFLILDEPTVGLDIKARAAIVEVVRSLIRDEGLSVLWTTHLFDEVRPEDDVVLLHQGRVVTTGTGASIVAATGQDNLQAAFRQLTGTAAEEVH, from the coding sequence ATGGTCGGAGTGATGGAAGGGGCGCGCGGCGCGCCGCCCGCGATCGGAGCCGGGCCGTTGGCGCTGGACATCGCGCATGTCAGCCACGCCTTCGGCGCCCGCAAGGCGCTCGACGACGTATCGCTGACCGTGCCCGAGGGCCGGTTCGTCGCGCTGCTCGGGCTCAACGGCGCCGGCAAGACCACGCTGTTCTCGCTCGTCACCCGGCTCTACGACAATGTCTCCGGCTCGATCCGCATCTTCGGCCACGACCTGCGCCGCCAGCCGATGCAGGCGCTCGCGCGGCTCGGCGTGGTGTTCCAGGCCAAGACGCTCGATCCGGAACTGACCGTTCTGCAGAACTTCACCTACCACGCCGCGCTGCATGGCTACGGCAAGGCCGAGGGGCGCCGCCGCGCCGAGGTGCTGCTGGCGCGTGTCGGCCTTGCGGACCGTATCGGCGACAAGGTGCGCAATCTCTCGGGCGGCCAGTCGCGCCGGATCGAGATCGCCCGCGCGCTCTTGCACGAGCCGCGCTTCCTGATCCTCGACGAACCGACCGTCGGTCTCGACATCAAGGCGCGCGCGGCAATCGTCGAGGTGGTGCGGTCGCTGATCCGCGACGAGGGCCTCAGCGTCTTGTGGACGACGCATCTCTTCGACGAGGTGCGGCCCGAGGACGATGTCGTGCTCCTGCACCAGGGCCGTGTGGTCACGACCGGCACCGGCGCCTCGATCGTCGCGGCGACCGGTCAGGACAATCTCCAGGCCGCGTTCCGACAGTTGACCGGCACCGCCGCCGAGGAGGTCCACTGA
- a CDS encoding ABC transporter permease — MHGTLDRPMPAAEPARSVDVGLPRFGYWHCFYGILKRELLRFLLQRGRFMSALVRPLVWLFIFAAGFRSVLGVSIIPPYETYVLYEVYVTPGLMAMIQLFGGLQSSLSMVYDREVGSMRILLTSPYPRWFLLTSKLFAGTAISVIQVYVYLAIAWWWEVEPPHIGYIMVLPALILSGLMLGSIGLFLSSLIKQLENFASVMNFVIFPMFFTSSALYPLWRVREASLTLYYVCNFNPFTYCVELIRFTLHAKFDVPTSWDQLVLMFTSMDKGNVFDPLSSDYPGFVAFLVVLLTTAVFLGLSILAYDPSRGLIGRRGGPEGA; from the coding sequence ATGCACGGAACGCTCGATCGTCCCATGCCGGCTGCCGAGCCGGCGCGATCCGTCGATGTCGGCCTGCCGCGCTTCGGCTATTGGCACTGTTTCTACGGCATCCTGAAACGGGAACTGCTGCGCTTCCTGCTCCAGCGCGGCCGGTTCATGTCGGCGCTGGTCCGGCCGCTGGTCTGGCTGTTCATCTTCGCCGCCGGTTTCCGGTCGGTGCTCGGCGTCTCGATCATCCCGCCATACGAGACCTATGTCCTCTACGAGGTCTATGTCACGCCGGGCCTGATGGCGATGATCCAGCTGTTCGGCGGGCTGCAGTCGTCGCTCTCGATGGTCTACGACCGCGAGGTCGGCTCGATGCGCATCCTGCTCACGAGCCCGTATCCGCGCTGGTTTCTGCTCACCTCGAAGCTCTTCGCCGGTACCGCGATCTCGGTGATCCAGGTCTATGTCTACCTCGCCATCGCCTGGTGGTGGGAGGTGGAGCCGCCGCACATCGGCTACATCATGGTGCTGCCGGCGCTGATCCTGTCGGGGCTCATGCTCGGCTCGATCGGCCTGTTCCTGTCGTCGCTGATCAAGCAGCTCGAAAATTTCGCCAGCGTGATGAACTTCGTGATCTTTCCGATGTTCTTCACCTCGTCGGCGCTCTATCCGCTCTGGCGGGTGCGCGAGGCGAGCCTGACGCTCTACTACGTCTGCAACTTCAACCCCTTCACCTATTGCGTGGAGCTGATCCGCTTCACGCTGCATGCGAAGTTCGACGTGCCGACCTCGTGGGATCAACTGGTCCTGATGTTCACCTCGATGGACAAGGGCAACGTGTTCGACCCGCTGTCGTCGGACTATCCGGGCTTTGTCGCGTTCCTCGTCGTGTTGTTGACCACGGCCGTGTTCCTCGGCCTGTCGATCCTGGCCTATGATCCGTCGCGGGGGCTCATCGGCCGCCGCGGTGGCCCTGAAGGAGCTTGA
- a CDS encoding metallophosphoesterase, whose protein sequence is MATGHFDASQALRLAELLAHLGREGLYRAVLIHHPPSRNAIHWAARLVGAERFRQVIRQSGAELVLHGHTHRSSIDWIDGSDAAVPVIGVPSASKSPGPEKRGAGWSLFEIEGGPGAWRTTRIERGFPDTARGPVEIARQIIDPSEARGGALRSG, encoded by the coding sequence ATGGCGACCGGCCATTTCGACGCCAGCCAGGCGCTGCGGCTGGCCGAACTGCTCGCCCATCTCGGCCGCGAAGGGCTCTACCGCGCCGTGCTGATCCACCATCCGCCGTCGCGCAACGCCATCCACTGGGCCGCCCGGCTGGTCGGCGCCGAACGCTTCCGGCAGGTGATCCGGCAATCCGGCGCCGAACTGGTGCTGCATGGTCATACCCACCGTTCCAGCATCGACTGGATCGACGGTTCCGATGCGGCGGTGCCGGTCATCGGCGTGCCCTCGGCATCGAAGTCGCCGGGCCCGGAGAAACGCGGGGCCGGCTGGAGCCTGTTCGAGATCGAAGGCGGTCCGGGGGCGTGGCGCACGACCCGGATAGAGCGCGGCTTTCCGGACACTGCGCGTGGGCCTGTCGAAATCGCCCGTCAGATCATCGACCCGTCGGAAGCACGCGGCGGCGCCCTGCGTTCGGGCTGA
- a CDS encoding metallophosphoesterase, producing the protein MFRLAHISDPHLGPLPEPRLRELIGKRVLGYLNWRLNRGRGGMRPAVLDALVADLRAHAPDHVAVTGDIVNIALDAELEPARQWIASLGSPHDVSVVPGNHDAYVPGALHRATESWGDYMCGDDGDIVRFPSCAGAAPSRSSASRRRSPPVRSWRPAISTPARRCGWPNCSPISAAKGSTAPC; encoded by the coding sequence ATGTTCCGTCTCGCGCATATCTCCGATCCGCATCTCGGGCCGCTGCCCGAGCCCCGTCTGCGCGAGCTCATCGGCAAGCGCGTGCTCGGCTACCTCAACTGGCGACTGAACCGCGGCCGCGGCGGCATGCGGCCCGCGGTGCTCGACGCCCTGGTCGCGGACCTGCGCGCCCATGCGCCCGACCATGTCGCCGTGACCGGCGACATCGTCAACATCGCGCTCGACGCCGAGCTGGAGCCGGCCCGGCAGTGGATCGCGAGCCTCGGCAGCCCGCACGACGTCTCGGTCGTGCCGGGCAACCACGACGCCTATGTGCCGGGCGCGCTGCACCGCGCGACCGAGAGCTGGGGCGACTACATGTGCGGCGACGACGGCGACATCGTGCGCTTCCCTTCGTGCGCCGGCGCGGCCCCGTCGCGATCGTCGGCGTCTCGTCGGCGAAGCCCACCGGTCCGTTCATGGCGACCGGCCATTTCGACGCCAGCCAGGCGCTGCGGCTGGCCGAACTGCTCGCCCATCTCGGCCGCGAAGGGCTCTACCGCGCCGTGCTGA
- a CDS encoding NUDIX domain-containing protein, with product MNPVVEAMKPLIERAVTWGALIVRPMSLGVRAVIADGEGGVFLVKHSYVPGWYLPGGGVDAGETCDAALRREVREEAGFEVEDERLRLFGLYQNARVSRRDHVALYVVERTRRIEPVPYPNREIVEAGFFPLDRLPDDTTRATQARLAEVFAGAAPSEIW from the coding sequence GTGAACCCAGTCGTCGAGGCCATGAAGCCGCTGATCGAGCGGGCCGTGACGTGGGGTGCGCTCATTGTGCGCCCGATGTCGCTCGGCGTCCGGGCGGTCATTGCCGATGGCGAGGGCGGCGTGTTCCTGGTCAAGCACAGCTATGTGCCGGGCTGGTACCTGCCGGGGGGCGGCGTCGACGCCGGCGAAACCTGCGACGCGGCGCTGCGCCGCGAGGTGCGAGAGGAGGCCGGGTTCGAGGTCGAGGACGAGCGGTTGCGCCTGTTCGGCCTCTATCAGAACGCGCGCGTCTCCCGGCGCGACCACGTCGCGCTCTACGTGGTCGAGCGCACCCGCCGGATCGAGCCGGTGCCCTACCCGAATCGCGAGATCGTCGAGGCGGGGTTCTTCCCGCTCGATCGCCTGCCCGACGACACCACGCGCGCGACCCAGGCGCGGCTTGCGGAGGTGTTCGCGGGCGCGGCGCCGTCGGAGATCTGGTGA
- a CDS encoding N-acetyltransferase, translated as MLSPLFILRPMEHDDLPAVDDLLDLAFGPGRHARTASRLREGVAPDFNLSLVALFGGRLGGTLTMTPMRIGNHPALLLGPLAVHPDFEGKGAGRALVRAALAAAAERGHEIVLLVGDEPYYGPLGFEHVSPQKIQLPGPVAPNRVLVAELKPGALAQVSGLCMRALKAS; from the coding sequence ATGCTGAGCCCCCTCTTCATTCTCCGGCCGATGGAACACGACGATCTTCCGGCCGTCGACGATCTGCTCGATCTTGCCTTCGGCCCCGGCCGGCACGCGCGGACCGCGTCGCGGCTGCGCGAGGGCGTGGCGCCGGATTTCAATCTGTCGCTGGTCGCGCTGTTCGGCGGTCGGCTCGGCGGCACGCTGACCATGACGCCGATGCGGATCGGCAACCATCCGGCGCTGCTGCTCGGGCCGCTGGCCGTGCATCCCGACTTCGAAGGCAAGGGCGCCGGCCGCGCGCTGGTCCGGGCGGCGCTCGCCGCCGCGGCCGAGCGGGGCCACGAGATCGTGCTGCTGGTCGGCGACGAGCCCTATTACGGCCCGCTCGGTTTTGAGCACGTCTCGCCGCAGAAGATCCAGTTGCCGGGACCGGTCGCCCCGAACCGGGTGCTGGTCGCGGAGCTGAAGCCGGGCGCGCTGGCACAGGTCTCGGGCCTCTGCATGCGGGCGCTCAAGGCCAGCTGA
- a CDS encoding cytochrome c1 yields MKTILSGQSVAKLLGAAVVALGLAGSVQAAEEAAAAHGPVVDRQSWTFAGPFGKFDKAQLQRGYKVYKEVCSACHSMKYVSFRNLAEEGGPGFTADQAKALASGYKVQDGPNDSGDMFERAGRLSDRFPSPFPNEQAARAANGGAYPPDMSLLAKARAVHRGFPWFVFDAFTQYQEYGPDYIYSLLLGYKDAPKGHECGPGLNYNTSFISGSCIAMPQPISDGQVTYDDGTPGTLQNYARDVSAFLMWTAEPKLEERKRVGLKVMLFLVVFAGLLYYTKQKVWKDIAH; encoded by the coding sequence ATGAAGACGATCCTTTCCGGTCAGTCGGTCGCCAAGCTCCTCGGCGCGGCGGTCGTGGCCCTCGGCCTCGCCGGCTCGGTGCAGGCGGCGGAAGAAGCCGCCGCGGCGCACGGCCCGGTCGTCGATCGGCAGAGCTGGACCTTCGCCGGTCCGTTCGGCAAGTTCGACAAGGCCCAGCTGCAGCGCGGCTACAAGGTCTACAAGGAGGTCTGCTCGGCCTGCCACTCGATGAAGTACGTGTCGTTCCGCAACCTCGCGGAAGAAGGCGGCCCGGGCTTCACCGCGGATCAGGCCAAGGCGCTCGCGAGCGGCTACAAGGTCCAGGACGGCCCGAACGATAGCGGCGACATGTTCGAGCGCGCCGGCCGTCTGTCGGACCGCTTCCCTTCGCCGTTCCCGAACGAGCAGGCGGCGCGCGCGGCCAACGGCGGCGCCTATCCGCCGGACATGTCGCTGCTCGCCAAGGCGCGCGCGGTGCACCGCGGCTTCCCGTGGTTCGTGTTCGACGCCTTCACGCAGTACCAGGAGTACGGGCCGGACTACATCTACAGCCTGCTCCTCGGCTACAAGGACGCGCCGAAGGGTCACGAATGCGGCCCGGGCCTGAACTACAACACGTCGTTCATCTCCGGCTCGTGCATCGCCATGCCGCAGCCGATCTCGGACGGCCAGGTCACCTATGACGACGGCACCCCGGGCACGCTGCAGAACTATGCCCGCGACGTCTCGGCCTTCCTGATGTGGACGGCCGAGCCGAAGCTCGAGGAGCGCAAGCGCGTCGGCCTCAAGGTCATGCTCTTCCTCGTCGTCTTCGCGGGCCTGCTCTACTACACCAAGCAGAAGGTCTGGAAGGACATCGCCCACTGA
- a CDS encoding cytochrome b N-terminal domain-containing protein, translating to MQGHSTYVPKSGAAKWLEKRLPIVGLVHSSFVAYPTPRNLNYWWTFGGILSAMLAVQLITGIVLVMHYTPHTSLAFSSVEAIMRDVNWGWLLRYMHANGASMFFIAVYIHMFRGFYYGSYKDPREVLWILGVLIFLLMMATAFMGYVLPWGQMSFWGATVITNLFSALPFVGDPIVTWLWGGFSVDNPTLNRFFSLHYLLPFVIVGVVILHVWALHVVGQNNPAGVELKSEQDSVAFTPYATIKDAFGMVCFFVLFGWFLFWVPNYMGHPDNYIEANPLVTPAHIVPEWYFLPFYAILRAIPDKLGGVIAMFSAIAVMFVLPWLDTSKVRSATYRPLYRQFFWIFAAVCVGLGYLGSQPPEGAFVIWSRVLTFYYFFHFLVILPVLGLIETPKPLPASISDAILAKHGGAAASDHKG from the coding sequence ATGCAGGGTCATTCGACCTACGTTCCCAAGAGCGGCGCCGCGAAGTGGCTCGAGAAGCGCCTTCCGATCGTCGGCCTCGTCCATTCCTCGTTCGTGGCCTATCCGACGCCGCGCAACCTGAACTACTGGTGGACCTTCGGCGGCATCCTGAGCGCCATGCTCGCGGTGCAGCTCATCACCGGCATCGTGCTGGTGATGCACTACACCCCGCACACGAGCCTCGCCTTCTCCTCCGTCGAAGCGATCATGCGCGACGTGAACTGGGGCTGGCTGCTGCGCTACATGCACGCCAACGGCGCCTCGATGTTCTTCATCGCGGTCTACATCCACATGTTCCGCGGCTTCTACTACGGCTCCTACAAGGATCCGCGTGAGGTCCTCTGGATCCTCGGCGTCTTGATCTTCCTGCTGATGATGGCGACCGCCTTCATGGGCTATGTGCTGCCGTGGGGCCAGATGTCGTTCTGGGGCGCCACCGTCATCACCAACCTGTTCTCGGCGCTGCCCTTCGTCGGCGATCCGATCGTGACCTGGCTCTGGGGTGGCTTCTCGGTCGACAATCCGACGCTGAACCGCTTCTTCTCGCTGCACTACCTGCTGCCCTTCGTCATCGTCGGCGTGGTGATCCTCCACGTCTGGGCGCTGCACGTGGTCGGCCAGAACAATCCGGCGGGCGTCGAGCTGAAGAGCGAGCAGGACTCGGTCGCCTTCACCCCCTACGCGACCATCAAGGACGCGTTCGGCATGGTGTGCTTCTTCGTGCTGTTCGGCTGGTTCCTGTTCTGGGTGCCGAACTACATGGGCCACCCGGACAACTACATCGAGGCGAACCCGCTGGTCACCCCGGCGCACATCGTCCCCGAGTGGTACTTCCTGCCGTTCTACGCGATCCTGCGCGCGATCCCGGACAAGCTCGGCGGCGTCATCGCCATGTTCTCGGCGATCGCGGTCATGTTCGTCCTGCCGTGGCTCGACACGTCGAAGGTCCGCTCCGCCACCTACCGTCCGCTCTATCGCCAGTTCTTCTGGATCTTCGCGGCGGTCTGCGTCGGCCTCGGCTACCTCGGCTCGCAGCCGCCGGAGGGCGCCTTCGTCATCTGGTCGCGCGTGCTGACCTTCTACTACTTCTTCCACTTCCTCGTGATCCTGCCCGTGCTCGGTCTGATCGAGACCCCGAAGCCGCTGCCGGCTTCGATCTCGGACGCCATCCTCGCCAAGCACGGCGGCGCCGCGGCGTCGGACCACAAGGGCTGA
- the petA gene encoding ubiquinol-cytochrome c reductase iron-sulfur subunit translates to MATLDTAEPTRRDFLYLATGAVATVGVAALAWPFIDQMNPDASALALASTEVDVSSVQPGQIVTVKWRGKPVFIRNRTAKEMEEARNVDIKTLPDPQTDQERVKKGHDSLLIVVGTCTHLGCVPLGHAGEYDGWFCPCHGSVYDTSGRIRKGPAPLNLIVPPYEFISEKVVKIG, encoded by the coding sequence TTGGCTACTTTGGATACGGCTGAACCGACCCGACGCGATTTTCTTTATCTCGCGACGGGCGCGGTCGCCACAGTCGGCGTTGCGGCGCTGGCTTGGCCCTTCATCGACCAGATGAATCCCGACGCTTCCGCGCTCGCCCTCGCCTCCACCGAGGTCGACGTCTCCTCGGTCCAGCCGGGTCAGATCGTCACCGTCAAGTGGCGCGGCAAGCCGGTCTTCATTCGCAATCGCACCGCGAAGGAGATGGAAGAGGCCCGCAATGTCGACATCAAGACGCTGCCGGATCCGCAGACGGATCAGGAGCGCGTCAAGAAGGGTCACGATTCGCTCCTGATCGTCGTCGGCACCTGCACGCACCTGGGCTGCGTGCCGCTCGGCCACGCCGGCGAGTACGACGGCTGGTTCTGCCCGTGCCACGGCTCGGTCTACGACACCTCCGGCCGCATTCGTAAGGGCCCGGCGCCGCTCAACCTGATCGTGCCGCCCTACGAGTTCATCTCCGAAAAGGTCGTGAAGATCGGCTGA